One part of the Kwoniella dendrophila CBS 6074 chromosome 5, complete sequence genome encodes these proteins:
- a CDS encoding heat shock protein sks2, whose translation MSAEDVFEGAIGIDLGTTYSCVGVWANDRVEIIANDQGNRTTPSYVAFTEGERLIGDAAKNQSAMNPRNTVFDAKRLIGRRFDDSDVKKDMKHWPFAVIDKDGSPFVEVDYLNERKTFSPQEISAMVLTKMKEIAEAKLGKTVKKAVVTVPAYFNDSQRLATKDAGTIAGLEVLRIINEPTAAAIAYGLDEKTKEERNVLIFDLGGGTFDVSLLSITGKVFSVKATAGDTHLGGEDFDNTLLEHFKAEFKRKTKHDISEDPRAIRRLRSACERAKRTLSSVTQTTVEVDSLYQGEDFSANITRARFEEINAVAFKSTIEPVEKVLKDSKIPAAKVDDIVLVGGSTRIPKIQSLVSDLFDGRQLNKSINPDEAVAYGAAVQAAVLTGQTSDKTADLLLLDVAPLSLGVAMQGDIFGVVLPRNTPIPSNKSRVFTTVEDNQTTVMFPVYEGERTQCKDNRLLGEFELSGIPPMPRGQAELVCTFEVDANGLLKVSAQDRASGRKAQITIQNSVGRLSSEEIQAMIKDAEQFKNADKDFSARHEAKSDLEAYLHTCEQSISAPELAAKIKRGARGAVESEIAKALEVLEQEDATADQLKKAQLGVKRAMQKAMASAR comes from the exons ATGTCCGCTGAAGACGTTTTCGAAGGTGCTATTGGTATCG ATCTTGGTACCACCTACTCATGTGTTGGTGTTTGGGCCAACGACAGAGTTGAAATCATCGCCAATG ACCAAGGTAACAGAACCACTCCTTCATACGTTGCTTTCACTGAAGGTGAACGATTGATCggtgatg CCGCCAAAAATCAATCTGCTATGAACCCAAGAAACACCGTTTTCGACGCCAAACGATTGATTGGTCGAAGATTCGATGATTCTGATGTCAAAAAAGACATGAAG CACTGGCCATTCGCCGTCATTGACAAAGACGGATCACCTTTCGTAGAAGTTGACTACCTCAACGAAAGAAAAACCTTCTCTCCCCAAGAAATCTCCGCCATGGTCCTCACCAAAATGAAGGAAATTGCCGAAGCTAAACTTGGTAAAACCGTCAAGAAAGCCGTTGTTAC CGTTCCTGCCTACTTCAACGACTCTCAACGTCTCGCCACCAAAGATGCCGGTACCATCGCTGGTCTCGAAGTTCTCAGAATCATCAACGAACCTACCGCTGCTGCCATTGCTTACGGTCTTGATgaaaaaaccaaagaagaacGAAATGTCCTCATTTTCGATTTAGGAGGTGGAACTTTCGATGTTTCTCTCTTATCTATCACCGGTAAAGTCTTCTCAGTTAAAGCCACCGCTGGTGACACCCActtaggtggtgaagatttCGATAACACCCTTCTCGAACACTTCAAAGCTGAATTCAAACGAAAGACCAAGCACGATATCTCTGAAGATCCAAGAGCTATCCGAAGATTGAGATCAGCTTGTGAAAGAGCCAAGAGAACCCTCTCTTCCGTTACCCAAACCACCGTTGAAGTCGACTCCCTTTACCAAGGTGAAGATTTCTCTGCCAACATCACCAGAGCTAGATTCGAAGAAATCAACGCTGTTGCCTTCAAATCTACCATTGAACCAGTAGAGAAAGTCCTCAAAGACTCTAAAATTCCAGCCGCTAAAGTCGATGACATTGTCCTCGTTGGTGGTTCTACCCGAATTCCTAAAATCCAATCTCTCGTTTCCGATCTTTTCGACGGCCGACAACTCAACAAATCCATCAAccctgatgaagctgttgcTTACGGTGCCGCCGTCCAAGCCGCCGTTCTTACCGGTCAAACCTCCGACAAAACCGCCGATCTTTTATTACTCGATGTTGCTCCTCTTTCTTTGGGTGTTGCCATGCAAGGTGATATCTTCGGTGTTGTACTCCCAAGAAACACTCCTATCCCATCCAACAAATCTAGAGTTTTCACCACCGTTGAAGACAACCAAACCACCGTCATGTTCCCTGTATACGAAGGTGAAAGAACCCAATGTAAAGATAACAGACTTTTAGGTGAATTCGAACTTTCAGGTATCCCACCAATGCCAAGAGGTCAAGCCGAATTAGTTTGTACCTTTGAAGTTGATGCCAACGGTCTCTTGAAAGTATCTGCTCAAGACAGAGCTTCAGGCCGAAAAGCTCAAATCACCATCCAAAATTCTGTTGGTAGACtttcatcagaagaaatcCAAGCTATGATTAAAGACGCCGAGCA ATTCAAGAACGCCGATAAAGATTTCTCTGCTCGACACGAAGCTAAATCAGATCTTGAAGCTTACTTACACACTTGTGAACAATCAATCTCTGCTCCTGAACTCGCTGCTAAAATCAAGAGAGGAGCAAGAGGTGCTGTTGAATCAGAAATCGCTAAAGCTCTTGAAGTTcttgaacaagaagatgcTACCGCTGATCAACTTAAGAAAGCTCAATTAGGTGTTAAGAGAGCTATGCAAAAAGCTATGGCTTCCGCTCGATAA